A single region of the Xylanibacillus composti genome encodes:
- a CDS encoding DUF309 domain-containing protein: MNYPKAYVDYLVYFHAARDYFECHEVMEEYWKEHPDDPLKEVWHVCIQLAVTAYHERRGNFAGALKMLKQARSRMRATGMPLLLNKAGLDAERLNSMTEHWQCKLETASSEGLQEQNESRFADPVLPIVDQSLLQASRAEAERRGLMWLAPSRMDEASLIHKHKLRDRSDVMKARQEAWLRKRTSD; this comes from the coding sequence TTGAATTATCCGAAAGCGTATGTCGACTATCTCGTTTATTTCCATGCGGCAAGAGATTACTTCGAGTGCCATGAAGTGATGGAAGAATATTGGAAGGAGCATCCGGATGATCCGTTGAAGGAAGTATGGCATGTCTGCATACAATTGGCGGTGACGGCTTATCACGAACGAAGGGGAAACTTCGCCGGAGCGCTGAAAATGCTGAAGCAGGCACGCAGTCGCATGCGTGCAACGGGGATGCCCTTGCTTTTGAACAAGGCTGGTCTTGACGCAGAGCGGTTGAATTCAATGACGGAGCATTGGCAGTGCAAGCTGGAGACTGCTTCTTCTGAAGGTTTGCAGGAGCAAAACGAAAGCAGGTTTGCCGACCCTGTCCTGCCAATCGTTGACCAATCGCTTCTTCAAGCAAGTCGAGCTGAAGCGGAACGCCGCGGTCTAATGTGGCTTGCGCCCAGCAGGATGGACGAAGCTTCTCTCATCCACAAGCACAAGCTGCGTGATCGCAGCGATGTGATGAAGGCTCGTCAGGAAGCCTGGCTGCGCAAACGCACATCTGACTGA
- a CDS encoding beta-class carbonic anhydrase gives MNRNLDNILAHNEHFVVNKEYEKYATSKFPEKKMVILTCMDTRLTELLPKAMNLKNGDAKIIKNAGAIVLQPFGNIMRSILVALYALKAEEVVVVGHHDCGMTGLNSETMLQKMYDRGIAEDTVTTLKHAGIHLNRWLIGFDNVRDGVVNSVEIIRNHPLLPKNVPVHGLIIDPHTGALDLVINGYEY, from the coding sequence ATGAACCGCAATTTGGACAATATCCTGGCGCACAACGAACATTTTGTTGTCAATAAAGAATATGAGAAGTACGCCACTTCCAAGTTTCCTGAGAAGAAGATGGTTATCTTGACTTGCATGGATACGCGATTGACCGAGCTGCTGCCGAAGGCGATGAACTTGAAAAACGGCGATGCGAAAATTATTAAGAATGCCGGTGCAATCGTCCTGCAGCCCTTCGGCAATATTATGCGCAGCATTCTGGTTGCCCTGTACGCGCTAAAAGCGGAAGAGGTTGTCGTCGTCGGACACCACGATTGCGGGATGACGGGCTTGAATTCTGAAACCATGCTGCAAAAGATGTATGACCGCGGCATAGCCGAGGATACGGTCACTACGCTGAAGCATGCCGGCATCCACCTGAATCGCTGGCTTATTGGCTTCGACAATGTGCGGGATGGCGTCGTCAATAGTGTGGAGATTATCCGGAACCACCCGCTTCTCCCGAAGAATGTACCCGTTCACGGCCTTATCATCGATCCCCATACCGGGGCGCTAGATCTTGTCATTAACGGTTACGAGTACTAA
- a CDS encoding iron-sulfur cluster biosynthesis family protein, with translation MEMFLTDAAAQSLRQSLSEEDVLWIHYDSEGCGCAVSGVAALTVLPRQQLPAEPYIEASLLQSASPQPIIMLKRHAVFFDEQMTLDFREDTKGFVLKSSGQIYGNDLTLQSAGTAQNI, from the coding sequence ATGGAAATGTTTCTTACAGACGCGGCTGCCCAATCGCTGCGTCAATCGCTGAGTGAAGAGGATGTCCTCTGGATTCACTATGATTCGGAAGGGTGCGGCTGCGCTGTTTCCGGTGTTGCCGCGCTTACGGTGCTGCCGCGTCAACAGCTGCCGGCTGAGCCTTATATCGAAGCGAGCCTGCTTCAATCAGCGAGCCCTCAACCTATTATTATGCTGAAGCGTCATGCCGTATTTTTCGACGAACAGATGACGCTGGACTTCCGGGAAGATACGAAAGGCTTCGTCTTGAAAAGCAGCGGGCAAATTTACGGCAACGATCTTACGCTTCAGTCTGCGGGCACTGCGCAAAACATATGA
- a CDS encoding carboxypeptidase M32, whose amino-acid sequence MHTDWKEELASFRQLVQKMKSYEEALGVMYWDLRTGAPRRAVEGRSAVIGMLSGEMFKLQTSPEMGRALQRLSAEDVQQQLEQVDRKMVEECKKEYERSTKIPQDRYEEFVVLTSQAESVWEDAKEASDFAMFLPYLEKIIAYTKEFIERWGYEGHPYNALLDQYEPGMTTGQLDKVFGELRSRTVPLLQKIASSPHQPDSSFLKRSYDKEEQRKFSHYILEQMGYDFAAGRLDESVHPFATGLNPGDVRITTSFRPDDISFSLFSTIHEGGHALYEQNLSQDLMGTVLCTGTSMGIHESQSRFWENKVGRSRPFWRRYFKELQQAFPGAFDQVQPDDFYRAINVVQPSLIRIEADELTYNLHVMIRYELEKALFGGELQAAELPEAWNAKYEEYLGVKANRDAEGVLQDVHWAGGAFGYFPSYSLGNMYAAQIYHAIQQSLPDFEGLIERGELHPIKDWLSERIYRFGKLLTPAEVIQHVTGEPLNPQYLADYLEAKYKDIYRID is encoded by the coding sequence ATGCATACAGATTGGAAGGAAGAGCTTGCATCATTTCGGCAATTGGTCCAAAAGATGAAATCGTATGAAGAGGCTTTGGGCGTCATGTACTGGGATCTGCGTACAGGAGCGCCGCGCCGGGCGGTGGAGGGCCGATCCGCTGTGATCGGCATGCTGAGCGGGGAGATGTTCAAGCTCCAGACTTCCCCGGAGATGGGCAGGGCATTGCAGCGATTGTCGGCTGAAGACGTACAGCAGCAGCTGGAGCAAGTCGATCGCAAAATGGTGGAGGAGTGCAAGAAGGAATATGAAAGAAGCACCAAAATTCCACAGGACCGCTATGAGGAATTCGTTGTGCTCACCTCACAAGCCGAATCGGTATGGGAGGATGCAAAGGAAGCATCCGATTTTGCCATGTTCCTGCCTTATCTGGAGAAAATCATTGCCTATACGAAAGAGTTTATTGAACGATGGGGGTATGAGGGCCATCCGTACAACGCCTTGCTGGATCAATATGAGCCGGGCATGACGACCGGACAGCTGGATAAGGTATTTGGCGAGCTGCGTTCACGCACCGTTCCTTTGCTGCAGAAGATCGCATCTTCTCCCCACCAACCGGACAGCTCCTTCCTCAAACGCTCTTATGATAAGGAAGAACAGCGCAAGTTTAGTCATTACATACTCGAGCAGATGGGATATGATTTCGCAGCCGGACGATTGGACGAGAGCGTTCACCCGTTCGCAACCGGGCTCAATCCGGGCGATGTGCGGATCACGACGAGCTTCCGCCCCGATGATATCAGCTTCTCCTTGTTTTCGACTATTCATGAAGGCGGACATGCTTTGTATGAACAAAACCTTTCTCAGGATTTGATGGGGACGGTATTGTGTACGGGAACTTCTATGGGAATTCATGAGTCGCAGTCGCGGTTCTGGGAAAACAAGGTAGGCCGCAGCCGGCCTTTTTGGCGACGGTACTTCAAGGAGCTGCAACAGGCATTTCCGGGCGCCTTCGACCAGGTGCAGCCGGATGATTTTTACCGGGCGATCAACGTTGTGCAGCCATCGCTCATCCGGATTGAGGCTGACGAGTTAACGTACAACCTGCATGTGATGATACGCTATGAACTGGAGAAAGCGCTGTTCGGCGGCGAGCTGCAAGCTGCGGAACTGCCAGAAGCCTGGAACGCCAAGTACGAGGAATATTTGGGCGTGAAAGCGAATCGCGATGCGGAAGGCGTGCTGCAGGACGTGCATTGGGCGGGCGGCGCTTTCGGCTATTTCCCGTCCTACTCCTTGGGCAATATGTACGCGGCTCAAATATACCATGCCATCCAGCAAAGCTTGCCAGACTTCGAGGGATTGATCGAACGGGGCGAGCTGCATCCGATCAAAGACTGGTTGAGCGAACGGATTTACCGGTTCGGCAAGCTGCTTACACCGGCGGAAGTGATCCAGCACGTGACAGGAGAACCGTTGAATCCCCAGTATCTGGCGGATTACCTTGAGGCCAAATACAAAGACATCTACCGGATTGACTGA
- a CDS encoding aromatic acid exporter family protein: MKFFFGIRVWKTAVAAVAAVYLAGGIGLSHSLSAGLLAVLGVEVTRKRGIVSATQRFLASIVGLLIGAFLFYLFGFENWVIGLFILVAYPILAKVKLKDGIITSSVVVLHVFTEGRIHVDMLLNEIALLVIGLGCATIVNMVYMPGADEKLGELRARTERQFSSIFLAIAEHLRDPHILWDGKEYSDAVDAVEQGISLAAQADENALFRHEHYWQEYFHMRRSQLESIGRMMGLVAQIYDKLPQAVLTAQVFEELSEDVKADAYTGRAEADLKELEAAFQAMDLPATREEFELRSAILQLCVELRTYLETAKREKKRREPLKSA, from the coding sequence ATGAAGTTCTTTTTTGGCATTCGTGTGTGGAAAACGGCAGTTGCTGCAGTAGCGGCTGTCTATTTGGCCGGCGGGATTGGCCTTTCCCACTCCTTATCGGCGGGATTGCTGGCCGTGCTTGGCGTGGAAGTAACGCGGAAGCGAGGGATCGTTAGCGCAACCCAGCGTTTTCTTGCCTCTATCGTCGGATTGCTGATCGGAGCATTTCTTTTTTACTTGTTTGGCTTTGAAAACTGGGTCATAGGCTTGTTCATCCTCGTCGCCTACCCGATTCTTGCGAAGGTCAAACTAAAGGATGGGATTATTACCAGCTCCGTTGTGGTGCTGCACGTTTTCACGGAAGGTCGGATTCACGTTGACATGTTGCTCAATGAAATTGCCCTGCTCGTGATCGGACTCGGGTGTGCTACGATCGTCAACATGGTGTACATGCCTGGTGCAGATGAAAAGCTCGGAGAGCTGCGAGCTCGAACAGAGAGGCAATTCTCCTCCATTTTTTTGGCGATTGCCGAGCATCTGCGCGATCCGCATATCCTGTGGGACGGCAAGGAATATTCCGATGCGGTTGACGCGGTGGAGCAGGGAATTTCGCTCGCCGCGCAGGCGGACGAGAACGCGCTGTTTCGCCATGAGCACTATTGGCAGGAATACTTCCACATGCGCCGCTCCCAGCTGGAATCCATTGGACGGATGATGGGGTTGGTCGCGCAAATCTATGATAAGCTGCCGCAGGCGGTGCTGACAGCGCAAGTCTTCGAAGAATTAAGCGAGGATGTCAAGGCGGATGCCTACACGGGAAGAGCGGAAGCGGATTTGAAGGAGCTGGAGGCCGCCTTTCAGGCGATGGACCTTCCTGCAACACGGGAGGAGTTCGAGCTTCGCTCGGCAATTTTGCAGCTTTGTGTGGAGCTTCGCACCTACCTCGAAACGGCCAAAAGGGAAAAAAAGCGGAGAGAACCTTTGAAATCGGCATGA
- a CDS encoding outer spore coat protein CotE: MSMVDKDLQCREIITKAVCGKGRKFSHVTHTVTPPHKPTSILGAWIINHQYEAVKAEDGIEVVGTYDINIWYSYDSNSKTEVAKETVSYVELVPLSYVDPKHRASTEEVSATSTQEPNCVEASITAGGDGVLIRVEREYQVELVAETKVCVVVCQNGCNDFGDKELDFFEAHGDEEYDDLDADLLDDEDEFV; encoded by the coding sequence ATGTCGATGGTAGATAAAGACCTGCAATGCAGAGAAATCATCACAAAAGCAGTATGCGGCAAAGGTCGTAAGTTCTCCCATGTCACCCATACGGTAACGCCGCCTCATAAACCGACCAGCATACTTGGCGCATGGATCATCAATCACCAGTATGAAGCGGTTAAAGCAGAGGACGGCATTGAGGTTGTCGGTACTTACGATATAAACATTTGGTATTCCTACGACAGCAATTCCAAGACGGAGGTTGCCAAAGAAACGGTATCGTATGTAGAATTAGTGCCGCTCTCCTACGTTGATCCCAAGCATCGCGCCTCAACGGAAGAAGTAAGCGCAACGTCGACACAGGAACCGAATTGCGTGGAAGCAAGCATCACAGCAGGCGGTGACGGCGTCCTTATCCGCGTGGAACGCGAATACCAGGTGGAGCTGGTTGCGGAAACGAAAGTATGCGTCGTCGTTTGCCAGAACGGATGCAATGATTTCGGGGACAAAGAATTGGACTTCTTCGAAGCTCATGGCGACGAAGAATATGACGATCTGGACGCCGACCTGCTCGATGATGAGGACGAATTCGTTTAA